The window CTgctaagaagagtcaagtgagtcgtgagggtccgagtgcgagagaaatgtactcgggatgggaaaccctaagtttagggttgtaccagtcgactggtactgcaaccagtcgactgggggtgagcacagagaggttctgtgcccgaaatggctgggatcagtcgactggtcctgggaccagtcgactggtagatagccgttggagagtcgttgggctggcatcagtcgactggtgcaaggaccagtcgactagtaacgggcaaatcaggttataatttgttccaagctctataagaaggagcttggtatggcgggccaaggcgacgaaattagacttggttaaagcctaattagtagtcaccaaagtgctcaaggttcccttgtgtccaagtgttgttggtgagtgttgtggtgaggtttctcacccacaaggaggttgagctagccggagtttgccggggactaatccaccgacggattgagggatcgtccaccttacggacacgccgtggagtaggagcaagttatctccgaaccacgtaaacgaacgtgttagcggtttgcatttccattcttgtatttagtgtttagctttctatttgtttgtattagtttgtatttccgttgtgcactaacaaatacgtagaaagcgagcgatttgggggtgccgtctatccaaccccccttcaagccagccaccgatcctccaacacttTGGCGGTCTCCATATGAGCGaacggaagaactctccttcggtgaGCCCCTGAGTAAAGGCGTTTACTAACTCGTTCAAGGAGACCGCTGGGATATTCATCGTCATCTGATTGAAGCGCTGGATATAGGCCCTTGATAACTCTCGGGGCCCTTGCTTCAACGAGATTATATTCACACTCGTCTTCTAGTAGCGGCAACTACTAGCGAAGTAGTGTATGAAGgtagctcggaagtccttgaagtcgTGGATTCAGCCGCCCGACAACTGTTTGAACCAACGTTGTGCCGATCTAGATAgcatggtgaggaagactcgacatttcACCTCATCCGTGTACTGCTGAAGTGCGACCACGTTATCAAATTTGGCCAAGTGGTCGTCGGGGTCGGTTGATCCATTATATTCCTCGATTGTCAGTGGAGTGTAATGTTTCGGCAGAGGGTCATTTAGAATCACCTCCAAAAATTATTGATTGACTTGTTCgggcgttgaccctccgacgctcaagttagaaacagaagaagaaaaatgaaagTACTAGGAACTGAGATCAATCCCCGTCTTTCTTCGTACTTACCTGTTTTAGTGACCCTTCATATGCccctgtttaatgatattaattgcagACAAAAGGTATTTTTGTCTTGGCTTCTTCCGCATTTAAGGATAGATGCAGTATTCTCTTTTGTTTGCTCTTCCTCTTATTAAGTATCcatcttttcctcttttattatatcGGTTCATTACATTGTCAATGGCATACTCTGAGCCGGACGAGTGGCCCCCTCGACCCGCTCTCCTGTCgatcgggctgaccagacgcGATTTCATTCAGACGGCCGATCGGACGCAGGTTCCTCTCTAATAGTCCCCTCTCGCTTGGGCGACGTGGTTGAGCATCTGAGCCTTGACATTGATCGTTTTGACTTTAACTTTCACTGTAATCATTAATCTGTGTCAGATGGGCACTTCCTTATCGCGGCATTAGAGATGGAAAAAATAATGAGAAGGAATTTATAAAGATGAAAGAGGACATTAAATAGATTGTTAGACCACCACGTTGTAATACATGTTTTCTTAAATAGCAGAGATTGACACTATGCAATTAGCAAATTTACTTATACTTTTACGGATTGAATAGATTAAATAATACTATGATGTAGGTAAATTTATTTGAGATGCTTCTTTTATCATTAATTGGATGGGATATAAAAATCTTATCTTTATTTGGTGatggaaaaatattttctctttctcAAAATTAATCTGGACTCATTAACTACATCTAACACTTCCTTTGCTTCGTATTATCTTACATAATCATTATATGTTGTGTTGTTTTAGTAAAATTATCTCAAGATCAATCTGGACTCACTAACTCCATCTAACCCTTCGTTTCCTTCGTATTATCGTGTACTCTAAAGTTAGGGGGTTCGAGTTCTTCATTTGTTAAAGTACAGGCGTTATAAGGAAGAAAAATCAAGAAGTTTGTGTCTTTCTCATCTCTCCACGATGTCTTGGTGTATCTCACATTCGTGTTGATCTTGAGACGAGTTGACGGAGATATTAGAGGTAAATATATTCATTTTTTATCACAATTGATGTATCTCACATTTATAAAAAGCAAGTATACAGTCCAAGAAAGAGGTTGGCTAACTCATGTTTTGTATTTTCAGTGGATTCGGCTGCGCCACGACAAGGATAGCGGTCAGAAATTTCAACGATGTGAGATTTCGACTTGTGATGCGGTAATAAATGTGGAAGGATACTTTACTATTGGTGATTAAATTTTCCATTCAAACACCCTCTCACGGCTCCATCTCCAAAATTTTCCAGAAATATTATCTATCATTAATAACATGCAAAATAATAGAAGTCATACAGAAAACGAAGCTCTAGCCTTAGAATTTAGTCTTCTGGAAGACTATTCAAATTCAAGATTTTATCTCAACGTCTTCGCTCGTTTTCCTTAGACAGCGCCCGCACATAATATATAGGAGCAAATAGACACATCAAAGAGTGTGGGATTCTTGAAGGACATCGTCTGCTCAATTTACTCGTGGTCGACTTTAGGCATAAGACATTAAGACTTATGTTTAAGCTATCCAAACTTGAATATAAAAATTAGGGTATCCaaatttgaatataaaaatttaattaataattttatatttcaaaaagagagaaaaattaattttatataaaaattatactttaaattaatattttattttattaaaaaaattaaaccatCCCAAATTTGTATGAAAAAGGGAGAAGTGATTTATTTAAAATAGTATCATAGATCTAATTTTTATTCTACCTAGTACCATAAATAGACTTGAGATTTccacctgccacatgctcgctcaggatgctaTGATTTACTTCTCTCATGATGCccttgggtcgggtgcggcgggggcgctggaggcgagcgatttcgccttttgccacataaatAGACTTGGGACGGCCCTGCTATCCTGTTCTGCACAAGCTTCAGCTTCATGTCTATCATCTGCACCAGTCCCATCGCGTCATTTAGGTCAGCGTCGTCTAGGCTCCGCCCGCCGGCCATAATCTCGTGGGCGAAGAGGCTGACTTCGAGCTCCCTGCTCTCGCGATCTTGGCGGCGGAGTTGGTCCTGCAGCTTGGCGACGCGCTGCCGGAGGAAGTCCTCCTGGTCGGTCATCTTGCGCCACCGGTACATCTCCGGCATGCTATTGAAGCGCGTGGCCACGCGAGCTGTCCCCGCTGGCGACGGCCACACCTCCGGCTCCGCCTCCGCCGCATCCTGAGGCCCGTAGACGACCAGGCACGCCTCGACGCCGCAGAGCGTGGCCAGCTCGCTCACCTTCTTCACCAGGCCCTTCTTCCGCTTCTCGAAGGTGACGCGTCTCGTGGCATCGTTGGTGATCCATGCgagcttcaccttcttcctcccCATGGCGGTCTTTTAATCAACTGCTAATCTATATTAATCGCTCTCCATCAATTTATACAAAttaaattattgttgaatttggAAAAGAATCACAACGAATCCCGTCAATTAATGGAACGCCAACATGTTTCCTTTCatagtttcaaattgtaatatttCTTTCAATCTTATATATATGTTAACTATTTCCTTCCTGAATAAgagatcataattaattttaaatttaaatctttgttTTTAAATCAACACAAAATTGGTTGTGGATTAGGACAacgatattaattaattaaataaataacccAGAGCAATGATAATAGGAAATAATACAACGATATAAAACACTATTAAGATATGTACATGTATCTTGCATGAATATAATTCGCATAATTAGatcaaacaaaattattttatcaatCAATAGGTCGTGTTCAAACCGACTT is drawn from Zingiber officinale cultivar Zhangliang chromosome 1B, Zo_v1.1, whole genome shotgun sequence and contains these coding sequences:
- the LOC122039528 gene encoding agamous-like MADS-box protein AGL80, translated to MGRKKVKLAWITNDATRRVTFEKRKKGLVKKVSELATLCGVEACLVVYGPQDAAEAEPEVWPSPAGTARVATRFNSMPEMYRWRKMTDQEDFLRQRVAKLQDQLRRQDRESRELEVSLFAHEIMAGGRSLDDADLNDAMGLVQMIDMKLKLVQNRIAGPSQGV